In the Natranaerovirga hydrolytica genome, ACCCAAATCTCCTGTTGCAATCAAATCATAATCCTCTGGTTTGCTCTTTAAATCTTTAAAGTGTTGATAGATTGTATCTGCAGCAGCTGGTGCCATACATGCCCCCATATTCATTGGATCTTTTATGCCATAATCCATAATTTTTCCTGGGGTAATATACGTTACTCGAGGACCTTTACCTTGTCTACCTAGAACGATGGCACCACTTCCAGTTACTGTCCATGTGGTCGTAGGCGGACGTTGATTGCCATATTCTAATGGAAATCTAAATTGTTTTTCTGCACTACAATAATGACTTGATGTGACTGCCAAGGTATACGGTGCAAATCCGCCATCCACACACATAGCAGCTAATTGTAACGACTCACCCATAGTGGAACAGGCTCCATATAAACCAAATAATGGTTTTTGAAAATCTTTAAAAGCGAAAGTTGTGGCAATGAGTTGACTTAATAAATCACCTGCAAAAATATACCTTATATCATTTATGGTTAACTTAGCATTATTAATTGCCAATTGACTGGCTACTTTCTGAAATTTACTTTCTGCTAACTCCCAATTCTCTTCACCATACATTGGATCTTCTATAATCTTATCAAAATACTGTCCTAATAAGCCTTCGCCTTCTTTTTGTCCAACGACTGAAGAAAAACCAACTATAATTGGAGGATTGTCAAATTGAATGCTTTGCTCTCCTATTATTTTACTCATATTATAATCACCCCAACACATTAAAAATATAATAACCAAGACCTACAACATAGGATGCTAAAACCCCATATAAAATAACCGGACCTGCTATGCTAAATATTTTGCTACCGACACCAAAAATATATCCTTCTTTTTTAAATTCAATGGCCGGTGCAACCACTGCATTTGCAAACCCTGTTATAGGC is a window encoding:
- the spoVAD gene encoding stage V sporulation protein AD produces the protein MSKIIGEQSIQFDNPPIIVGFSSVVGQKEGEGLLGQYFDKIIEDPMYGEENWELAESKFQKVASQLAINNAKLTINDIRYIFAGDLLSQLIATTFAFKDFQKPLFGLYGACSTMGESLQLAAMCVDGGFAPYTLAVTSSHYCSAEKQFRFPLEYGNQRPPTTTWTVTGSGAIVLGRQGKGPRVTYITPGKIMDYGIKDPMNMGACMAPAAADTIYQHFKDLKSKPEDYDLIATGDLGVVGKSLVKKMLLEKGYELKDNFTDCGIEIYSPTAQDTHAGGSGCACSAVTLTGYFLKKMLSGELKKILLVPTGALLSTVSSNEGESVPAIAHGVVIEY